The proteins below come from a single Pseudarthrobacter sp. SSS035 genomic window:
- the gcvP gene encoding aminomethyl-transferring glycine dehydrogenase, which translates to MTIQSSPSTFADRHIGARRQADIDTMLKAVGYDSVDGLVDVAVPDSIRQAKPLALKDALSEVEVLAELRKLAAKNKTAVQMIGQGYYDTVTPAVIRRNILEAPAWYTAYTPYQPEISQGRLEALLNFQTMVQDLVGLPIANASLLDEATAVAEAVLMMRRANKNKEARDGKTVLDADCLPQTIAIVKGRAEALGFEVEVADLSQGLPDGVINGVVLQQPGVSGRVFNHADIIKEAKERGALVTVAADLLALTLITPPGEQGADIAVGSTQRFGVPLFFGGPHAAYMAVAKGLERSMPGRLVGVSKDDAGTPAYRLALQTREQHIRREKATSNICTAQALLAIVSSFYAVYHGPDGLKAIAEQVHNNARTLATTLKVAGRELVTEAFFDTVTVRVPGKAAKVIAAAEARGINLRHIDGDTIGVSADETTTTEVLSAIAVAFGAGPVVDAKGFELPESVLRTSEYLQHPVFNTHRSETQLLRYIRRLSDRDLALDRTMIPLGSCTMKLNATAEMEAISWPEFASIHPFAPDSQTVGWRELIGGLEADLAEITGYDQVSLQPNAGSQGELAGLLAIRGYHLSRGDDQRNVCLIPASAHGTNAASAVLAGMKVVVVATAADGSIDHTDLYAKIEANKDALSAIMITYPSTHGVYDADVTEICDAVHAAGGQVYVDGANLNALVGLAQPGKFGGDVSHLNLHKTFCIPHGGGGPGVGPVAAKAHLAPFMPGDANKAAHEAGHGVAISASNYGSAGVLPISWAYVKLMGAEGLTEATKSALLAANYVAARLNEYFPVLYTGEGGLVAHECILDLRDLTAKTGVTAEDVAKRLIDYGFHAPTLAFPVAGTLMVEPTESEDLVEIDRFIDAMITIRKEIDQVANGDFTVENSPLRHAPHTASAVVTSDWNRQYPREQAAFPVHHLKQDKYFPPVGRIDGAAGDRNLICSCPPIEEFAN; encoded by the coding sequence ATGACCATCCAGTCGTCCCCTTCCACCTTTGCCGATCGGCATATTGGTGCGCGCCGCCAGGCCGATATCGACACCATGCTCAAGGCCGTCGGCTATGACAGCGTTGACGGCCTCGTGGACGTTGCCGTCCCCGACTCCATCCGCCAGGCCAAGCCGCTGGCCCTCAAGGACGCCCTGAGTGAGGTTGAGGTCCTTGCCGAGCTGCGGAAGCTCGCGGCGAAGAACAAGACGGCTGTGCAGATGATCGGCCAGGGCTACTACGACACCGTCACGCCCGCGGTCATCCGCCGGAACATCCTCGAAGCCCCCGCCTGGTACACCGCGTACACGCCGTACCAGCCCGAGATTTCGCAGGGCCGGCTGGAGGCGTTGCTGAACTTCCAGACCATGGTCCAGGACCTGGTGGGCCTGCCGATCGCGAACGCGTCGCTGCTGGATGAGGCCACCGCCGTGGCCGAGGCCGTGCTGATGATGCGCCGGGCAAACAAGAACAAGGAAGCCCGGGACGGCAAGACCGTCCTGGATGCCGACTGCCTGCCGCAGACCATCGCGATCGTGAAGGGCCGCGCCGAGGCCCTCGGGTTCGAGGTGGAGGTCGCTGACCTGTCCCAGGGCCTGCCCGACGGCGTTATCAACGGTGTTGTCCTGCAGCAGCCGGGTGTGTCGGGCCGGGTCTTCAACCATGCAGACATCATCAAGGAAGCCAAGGAGCGCGGCGCCCTCGTGACCGTTGCCGCCGATCTGTTGGCGCTGACGCTGATCACCCCTCCGGGGGAGCAGGGCGCGGACATCGCCGTCGGCTCGACCCAGCGATTTGGTGTGCCGTTGTTCTTCGGCGGCCCGCACGCGGCGTACATGGCGGTGGCGAAGGGCCTGGAGCGTTCCATGCCGGGCCGCCTCGTCGGGGTCTCCAAGGACGACGCCGGGACCCCCGCGTACCGTCTGGCACTGCAGACCCGTGAGCAGCACATCCGCCGTGAGAAGGCCACGTCCAACATCTGCACCGCGCAGGCACTGCTGGCCATCGTTTCCTCGTTCTACGCCGTTTACCACGGCCCGGACGGACTCAAGGCCATCGCCGAGCAGGTCCACAACAACGCCCGCACCCTGGCCACCACGCTGAAGGTCGCCGGCCGCGAACTGGTCACCGAGGCCTTCTTCGACACCGTCACGGTCCGCGTCCCGGGCAAGGCAGCCAAGGTCATCGCCGCCGCCGAAGCACGCGGCATCAACCTGCGCCACATCGACGGTGACACCATCGGCGTCTCCGCTGATGAAACCACGACGACGGAGGTCCTCTCCGCCATCGCCGTCGCCTTCGGTGCCGGCCCGGTTGTGGATGCGAAGGGCTTTGAACTGCCCGAATCGGTGCTCCGCACCTCCGAGTACCTGCAGCACCCGGTGTTCAACACGCACCGTTCCGAAACGCAGCTGCTGCGCTACATCCGCCGGCTGAGTGACCGGGACCTGGCGCTGGACCGCACCATGATCCCGCTGGGTTCCTGCACCATGAAGCTGAACGCCACGGCAGAGATGGAGGCCATTTCCTGGCCGGAGTTCGCCTCCATCCACCCGTTCGCCCCGGATTCCCAGACCGTGGGCTGGCGCGAGCTCATCGGCGGGCTGGAAGCTGACCTCGCGGAAATCACCGGCTACGACCAGGTCTCCCTGCAGCCGAACGCCGGGTCCCAGGGCGAGCTCGCAGGCCTGCTGGCCATCCGCGGCTACCACCTGTCCCGCGGCGATGACCAGCGCAACGTCTGCCTGATCCCTGCGTCGGCCCACGGCACCAACGCCGCCTCCGCAGTCCTGGCGGGCATGAAGGTGGTTGTGGTGGCTACCGCTGCGGACGGCAGCATCGACCACACGGACCTCTACGCCAAGATCGAGGCGAACAAGGACGCGCTCTCGGCGATCATGATCACCTACCCCTCCACCCACGGCGTCTACGACGCCGACGTCACCGAAATCTGCGACGCCGTGCACGCGGCCGGCGGCCAGGTCTACGTGGACGGCGCCAACCTCAACGCCCTCGTGGGCCTGGCCCAGCCGGGCAAGTTCGGCGGCGACGTCTCGCACCTGAACCTGCACAAGACCTTCTGCATCCCGCACGGCGGCGGCGGCCCCGGTGTTGGCCCGGTCGCGGCCAAGGCGCACCTGGCACCGTTTATGCCCGGTGATGCCAACAAGGCGGCGCACGAAGCCGGCCACGGCGTGGCCATCAGCGCGTCCAACTACGGTTCCGCAGGCGTCCTGCCCATCTCCTGGGCTTACGTGAAGCTCATGGGTGCCGAAGGCCTGACCGAGGCGACCAAGTCGGCGCTGCTGGCGGCGAACTACGTTGCGGCCCGCCTGAACGAGTACTTCCCCGTCCTCTACACGGGTGAGGGCGGGCTGGTGGCGCACGAGTGCATCCTGGACCTGCGCGACCTGACGGCGAAGACGGGCGTCACCGCGGAGGATGTGGCCAAGCGCCTCATCGACTACGGTTTCCACGCCCCCACCCTGGCGTTCCCGGTTGCGGGCACGCTGATGGTGGAGCCGACGGAGTCCGAGGACCTCGTGGAGATCGACCGGTTCATCGACGCGATGATCACGATCCGGAAGGAAATCGACCAGGTGGCCAACGGCGACTTCACCGTGGAGAACAGCCCGCTGCGCCACGCACCCCACACCGCGTCCGCCGTCGTCACCTCCGACTGGAACCGTCAATACCCGCGGGAGCAGGCCGCCTTCCCGGTCCACCACCTCAAGCAGGACAAGTACTTCCCGCCCGTCGGCCGCATCGACGGCGCAGCAGGGGACCGCAACCTGATCTGCTCCTGCCCGCCCATCGAAGAATTCGCGAACTAG
- the gcvH gene encoding glycine cleavage system protein GcvH, translating to MAKVAAELKYSAEHEWIAFDGSGPSVIGVSAVAAEALGDIVYIDLPEVGSTVTAGETCGEIESTKSVSDLYSPVTGEVTEINEDAVGDPALINSDPYGAGWLFKVTVESEGPLLSAQEYAEVNGGEL from the coding sequence ATGGCTAAGGTTGCCGCTGAACTGAAGTACTCCGCCGAGCACGAGTGGATCGCCTTTGATGGCTCTGGTCCGTCCGTTATTGGTGTGTCCGCTGTTGCCGCTGAGGCGCTGGGCGACATCGTCTACATTGACCTGCCCGAGGTTGGCTCCACGGTCACCGCGGGGGAGACCTGCGGCGAGATCGAGTCCACCAAGTCCGTTTCTGACCTGTACTCCCCGGTGACCGGCGAGGTCACGGAAATCAACGAAGACGCCGTCGGCGATCCCGCACTGATCAACTCCGATCCGTACGGTGCCGGCTGGCTGTTCAAGGTGACCGTCGAGTCCGAGGGCCCGCTGCTGTCCGCCCAGGAATACGCCGAAGTAAACGGTGGCGAACTGTGA
- the glyA gene encoding serine hydroxymethyltransferase, with amino-acid sequence MSPAAAGTAVFEQVVSASLDTDLSVLDPEIAVKIDDELRRQRNGLEMIASENHTAVAVMQAQGSVLTNKYAEGYPGKRYYGGCEHVDVIEQLAIDRVKALFGAEFANVQPHSGAQANASVMHALIKPGDTIMGLNLAHGGHLTHGMKINFSGKLYNVVPYQVREDTHTIDMAEVERLALEHKPQLIVAGWSAYARQLDFAEFRRIADLVGAFLMVDMAHFAGLVAAGLHPSPVPHAHVTTSTTHKTLAGPRGGIILSNDAAIAKKINSAVFPGQQGGPLEHVIAGKAVAFKIAATPEFKERQERVLAGASILADRLVQPDVTAKGINVISGGTDVHLVLVDLRNCELDGQQAEDRLAAIDITVNRNAVPFDPRPPMVTSGLRIGTPALATRGFGEAAFREVADIIAEALIADADADLSGLRHRVEALAAAHPLYPGL; translated from the coding sequence GTGAGCCCGGCTGCAGCAGGCACCGCAGTCTTTGAGCAGGTAGTTTCCGCGAGCCTGGACACCGACCTGTCGGTGCTGGACCCGGAGATCGCCGTCAAGATCGACGACGAACTGCGCCGCCAGCGGAATGGCCTGGAAATGATCGCCTCCGAGAACCACACAGCCGTTGCCGTGATGCAGGCGCAGGGTTCGGTCCTGACCAACAAGTACGCCGAGGGCTACCCGGGCAAGCGCTACTACGGCGGCTGCGAGCACGTGGACGTCATCGAGCAGCTGGCCATCGACCGCGTCAAGGCCCTGTTCGGTGCCGAGTTCGCCAACGTCCAGCCGCACTCCGGCGCCCAGGCGAACGCCTCGGTCATGCACGCGCTGATCAAGCCGGGCGACACCATCATGGGCCTGAACCTGGCGCACGGCGGCCACCTGACCCACGGCATGAAGATCAACTTCTCCGGCAAGCTCTACAACGTGGTCCCGTACCAGGTCCGCGAAGACACCCACACCATTGACATGGCCGAGGTGGAGCGCCTGGCGCTGGAGCACAAGCCGCAGCTGATCGTTGCCGGCTGGTCGGCCTATGCCCGCCAGCTGGACTTCGCCGAGTTCCGCCGGATCGCCGATCTGGTGGGTGCCTTCCTGATGGTGGACATGGCGCACTTCGCCGGTCTGGTGGCGGCTGGCCTGCACCCCAGCCCGGTGCCGCACGCCCACGTCACCACGTCCACCACGCACAAGACCCTCGCCGGTCCGCGCGGCGGCATCATCCTCTCCAACGACGCCGCGATCGCCAAGAAGATCAACTCGGCTGTCTTCCCCGGACAGCAGGGCGGCCCGCTGGAACACGTGATCGCGGGCAAGGCCGTGGCCTTCAAGATCGCAGCGACGCCGGAGTTCAAGGAACGCCAGGAGCGCGTCCTCGCTGGCGCCAGCATCCTGGCCGACCGCCTGGTCCAGCCGGACGTCACCGCCAAGGGCATCAACGTGATCTCCGGCGGCACCGACGTCCACCTGGTCCTGGTTGACCTACGCAACTGCGAGCTGGACGGCCAGCAGGCCGAGGATCGCCTGGCCGCGATTGACATTACCGTCAACCGCAACGCCGTGCCGTTCGACCCGCGCCCTCCGATGGTCACCTCCGGCCTCCGGATCGGCACCCCCGCGCTGGCCACCCGTGGTTTCGGCGAGGCAGCCTTCCGTGAAGTTGCGGACATCATCGCCGAGGCATTGATTGCCGACGCCGACGCGGACCTTTCCGGCCTGCGTCACCGGGTAGAGGCACTCGCCGCCGCCCACCCGCTTTACCCGGGGCTGTAG
- a CDS encoding flavin reductase family protein — protein sequence METPGTLNAHRLGDEQPSEADIDLYRVLSADISAGVAVVSTSLNKRDYAATVTAFLSVSYDPPTMLVSLYAGSRIGEAIATTGTWALSLLRSKHQGAADWLASPVTPIEGLLSQVPYRRGPATGSVILDGSIAYFELRTVAIHPAATHLLIVGEVLAMGSDAPAAEVPDPLIHFASAYYRLAP from the coding sequence ATGGAGACTCCAGGGACGTTGAACGCGCATCGCCTTGGCGACGAACAGCCTTCCGAAGCGGACATCGATCTGTACCGAGTGCTCAGCGCGGACATCTCGGCCGGCGTCGCCGTGGTTTCTACATCGCTGAACAAGCGCGACTACGCAGCAACAGTGACTGCTTTTCTCTCCGTCTCCTATGATCCGCCTACGATGCTTGTCAGTCTCTATGCGGGCTCACGCATTGGCGAAGCAATTGCCACGACGGGTACCTGGGCGTTGAGTCTGCTGCGCAGTAAGCACCAAGGCGCGGCGGATTGGCTGGCCAGTCCAGTGACCCCAATAGAGGGCCTGCTGTCCCAGGTTCCCTACCGCCGTGGCCCCGCCACCGGATCGGTGATCCTCGACGGATCGATCGCGTACTTCGAGCTGCGAACGGTTGCCATCCATCCGGCGGCAACGCATCTGCTCATCGTGGGAGAGGTACTTGCGATGGGTAGTGACGCTCCGGCGGCGGAAGTACCGGACCCGCTCATACATTTTGCTTCTGCCTACTACCGACTGGCGCCCTAG
- the gcvT gene encoding glycine cleavage system aminomethyltransferase GcvT, translated as MTENYTALYEEHKKLGASFTDFGGWQMPLKYSSELAEHHAVRNAAGLFDLSHMGEVWVSGLEAGAFLDYALVGKLSAIADGKAKYSLICNADGGIIDDLIVYRFGDEKYLVVPNAGNAPTVAVALAERAVAFNVKVEDASAITSLIAVQGPKAEAILLKLTAEAQHALVTDLKYYAFNELTVAGHNVILARTGYTGEDGFELFVANDGAASLWASVAEAGAEFGIVPCGLASRDSLRLEAGMPLYGNELSLDGSPFDAGLGGVVALKSKEGDFVGRSALEAAKEAGSKRKLVGLKGLGRRAGRGHYPVLKDGAVVGEVTSGQPSPTLGYPVAMAYVDVEHAEIGTVLDIDLRGKAEPFEVVALPFYKRQK; from the coding sequence ATGACTGAGAACTACACCGCTCTCTACGAAGAGCACAAGAAACTCGGCGCTTCCTTCACCGATTTCGGTGGCTGGCAGATGCCCCTGAAGTACAGCTCCGAGCTGGCCGAGCACCACGCGGTGCGCAACGCTGCCGGCCTGTTCGACCTCTCCCACATGGGCGAAGTCTGGGTCTCCGGCCTGGAAGCCGGCGCGTTCCTGGACTACGCGCTCGTGGGCAAGCTCTCCGCCATCGCGGACGGCAAGGCCAAGTACTCGCTCATCTGCAACGCCGACGGCGGCATCATCGATGACCTCATCGTCTACCGTTTTGGCGACGAGAAGTACCTCGTGGTCCCCAACGCGGGCAACGCCCCCACCGTCGCCGTCGCCCTGGCCGAACGCGCCGTGGCCTTCAACGTGAAGGTGGAGGACGCCTCCGCCATCACCTCGCTGATCGCGGTCCAGGGCCCCAAGGCCGAGGCCATCCTGCTCAAGCTGACCGCTGAGGCCCAGCACGCGCTCGTCACCGACCTGAAGTACTACGCGTTCAACGAGCTCACCGTGGCCGGCCACAACGTCATCCTGGCCCGCACCGGTTACACCGGCGAGGACGGCTTCGAGCTCTTCGTAGCGAACGACGGCGCCGCCTCCCTGTGGGCGTCCGTCGCCGAAGCAGGGGCTGAGTTCGGCATCGTTCCGTGCGGCCTCGCCTCACGCGATTCGCTCCGCCTGGAAGCCGGCATGCCGCTCTACGGCAACGAACTGTCTCTCGACGGGTCACCGTTCGACGCCGGCCTGGGTGGCGTTGTGGCGCTCAAGAGCAAGGAAGGCGACTTCGTGGGCCGGTCCGCCCTGGAAGCCGCCAAGGAAGCCGGATCAAAGCGTAAGCTTGTGGGCTTGAAGGGACTGGGCCGTCGCGCCGGCCGCGGGCACTACCCGGTGCTCAAGGACGGCGCCGTGGTTGGCGAAGTCACCTCCGGCCAGCCCAGCCCCACCCTCGGCTACCCGGTGGCGATGGCCTATGTCGACGTCGAGCACGCCGAGATTGGCACCGTCCTGGACATCGACCTGCGCGGCAAGGCAGAACCTTTCGAGGTTGTCGCACTGCCGTTCTACAAGCGCCAAAAGTAA
- a CDS encoding ATP-dependent Clp protease ATP-binding subunit, producing MFERFTDRARRVVVLAQEEARMLNHGYIGTEHILLGLIHEGEGVAAKALESLSISLDGVREQVQEIIGPGQQAPSGHIPFTPRAKKVLELALREALQLGHNYIGTEHILLGLIREGEGVAAQVLVRLGADQDRVRQQVIQLLSGYQGKETTGAGVGPGQAEVTPAGSVVLDQFGRNLTQAARENKLDPVIGRESEMERVMQVLSRRTKNNPVLIGEPGVGKTAVVEGLAQAIVRGDVPETLKDKQLYTLDLGSVVAGSRYRGDFEERLKKVLKEIRTRGDILLFIDEIHTLVGAGAAEGAIDAASILKPLLARGELQTIGATTLDDYRKHIEKDAALERRFQPIQVKEPSVAHAIEILKGLRDRYEAHHRVTITDGALVAAANLSERYISDRFLPDKAIDLIDEAGARLRIRRMSAPPELKAMDERIAALKMEKESALDAEDYAGAASLRDKEQKLITERSEKERHWKSGGMDDISEVDEELIAEVLANATGIPVFKLTEEESSRLLKMEAELHQRVVGQDEAIKSVSRAIRRTRAGLKDPKRPGGSFIFAGPTGVGKTELAKALAEFLFGEEDALITLDMSEYSEKHTVSRLFGAPPGYVGYDEGGQLTEKVRRRPFSVVLFDEVEKAHADLFNSLLQIMEDGRLTDSHGRVVDFKNTVIIMTTNLGTRDISKSVATGFQSGTDTQTGYNRMRARVTEELKQHFRPEFLNRVDDVIVFPQLTQDEIIQIVDMFVGRLEQRLADKDMGIELTTAARVLLATRGYDPAMGARPLRRTIQREIEDQLSEKILFGELKPGDIIAVDVDGEGDDATFTFTGNTKPRIPDALPAAT from the coding sequence ATGTTTGAGCGATTTACGGACCGTGCCCGTCGCGTAGTTGTGCTTGCCCAAGAAGAGGCACGCATGCTGAACCACGGTTACATTGGTACCGAACACATCCTCTTGGGTCTGATCCATGAAGGTGAGGGCGTTGCCGCCAAAGCTCTTGAGTCCTTGAGCATTTCGCTCGACGGCGTGCGCGAGCAGGTGCAGGAGATCATCGGCCCGGGCCAGCAGGCCCCGTCCGGGCACATCCCCTTCACCCCGCGGGCCAAGAAGGTGCTGGAGCTGGCGCTGCGCGAAGCCTTGCAGCTGGGTCACAACTACATCGGCACGGAGCACATCCTGCTGGGCCTCATCCGTGAGGGTGAGGGTGTGGCCGCCCAGGTGCTGGTCAGGCTCGGGGCAGACCAGGACCGCGTCCGCCAGCAGGTCATTCAGCTCCTCTCCGGCTACCAGGGCAAGGAAACCACCGGCGCCGGCGTCGGCCCGGGCCAGGCGGAGGTAACTCCTGCGGGTTCGGTGGTCCTGGACCAGTTCGGCCGCAACCTCACCCAGGCTGCGCGCGAGAACAAGCTGGACCCGGTGATCGGACGCGAGTCCGAGATGGAACGCGTTATGCAGGTCCTTTCGCGCCGCACCAAGAACAACCCGGTGCTGATCGGTGAACCCGGGGTCGGGAAGACGGCCGTCGTCGAGGGCCTCGCCCAGGCGATTGTCCGCGGCGATGTGCCGGAGACTCTCAAGGATAAGCAGCTGTACACGCTTGACCTGGGCTCCGTGGTGGCCGGCTCCCGGTACCGCGGTGACTTCGAGGAGCGGCTGAAGAAGGTCCTGAAGGAAATCCGCACCCGCGGGGACATTCTTTTGTTCATTGATGAGATCCACACCCTTGTCGGTGCCGGTGCGGCCGAAGGTGCCATCGACGCGGCTTCGATCCTTAAGCCGTTGCTGGCTCGGGGCGAGCTGCAGACCATCGGTGCCACGACGCTGGATGACTACCGTAAGCACATCGAGAAGGATGCCGCGCTGGAGCGCCGCTTCCAGCCGATCCAGGTCAAGGAGCCCTCCGTCGCGCACGCGATCGAGATCCTCAAGGGCCTGCGGGACCGCTACGAGGCGCACCACCGGGTCACCATCACCGACGGCGCGCTGGTCGCCGCCGCGAACCTCTCGGAGCGTTACATCTCGGACCGCTTCCTGCCGGACAAGGCGATCGACCTGATCGATGAGGCCGGCGCCCGGCTGCGTATCCGCCGGATGAGCGCCCCGCCGGAGCTCAAGGCGATGGACGAGCGGATCGCTGCGCTGAAAATGGAGAAGGAGTCCGCGTTGGATGCGGAGGACTATGCGGGTGCCGCTTCGCTGCGCGACAAGGAGCAGAAGCTCATTACTGAGCGCTCCGAGAAGGAACGCCACTGGAAGTCCGGCGGCATGGATGACATTTCCGAAGTTGATGAGGAACTGATCGCGGAGGTGCTGGCGAATGCCACCGGTATCCCGGTGTTCAAGCTCACCGAGGAAGAGTCCTCGCGCCTGCTGAAAATGGAAGCCGAACTGCACCAGCGCGTCGTGGGCCAGGACGAGGCGATTAAGTCGGTTTCGCGGGCTATCCGCCGCACCCGTGCCGGCCTGAAGGACCCGAAGCGTCCGGGCGGCTCGTTCATCTTCGCCGGCCCCACCGGTGTGGGCAAGACCGAGCTGGCCAAGGCCCTGGCCGAGTTCCTGTTCGGCGAGGAGGATGCCCTCATCACGCTGGACATGTCCGAGTACTCGGAGAAGCACACTGTTTCGCGGCTCTTCGGTGCCCCTCCGGGCTACGTCGGCTACGACGAGGGCGGGCAGCTGACCGAAAAGGTCCGGCGCCGTCCGTTCTCCGTGGTCCTGTTCGACGAGGTGGAGAAGGCGCACGCCGATCTCTTCAACTCACTCCTGCAGATCATGGAAGACGGCCGCCTGACCGACTCCCATGGCCGCGTGGTGGACTTCAAGAACACCGTGATCATCATGACCACGAACCTGGGCACCCGGGACATCTCCAAGAGCGTTGCCACCGGCTTCCAGTCCGGCACAGACACCCAGACCGGCTACAACCGGATGCGCGCCCGCGTCACGGAGGAGCTCAAGCAGCACTTCCGCCCCGAGTTCCTGAACCGTGTCGACGACGTCATCGTCTTCCCGCAGCTGACCCAGGACGAAATCATCCAGATCGTGGACATGTTCGTCGGCCGCCTCGAGCAGCGCCTTGCTGACAAGGACATGGGCATCGAGCTCACCACCGCAGCCAGGGTGCTCCTGGCAACCCGTGGGTACGACCCGGCCATGGGTGCCCGGCCGCTGCGCCGCACCATCCAGCGCGAGATCGAGGACCAGCTCTCCGAGAAGATCCTCTTCGGCGAGCTCAAGCCCGGCGACATCATCGCAGTCGACGTTGACGGCGAAGGCGACGACGCGACGTTCACCTTCACAGGAAACACGAAACCGCGGATCCCGGACGCACTGCCCGCCGCGACCTGA
- a CDS encoding PxKF domain-containing protein — protein sequence MNSLISDQAGSLGLQYVDNYDVPNGHELCGEFAAQELFLNGANIVLDREEGYHPTAFGQGLIADRVRASLQSAEPGTYYNVLPDQTVTSTFEAAGGPVSLSTQWPGSDVVLSLTSPSGRVIDRNVNSADVQHEVGPTFESYHLASTEPGLWTVNLYGARVAPQGELTRLSVWHAPKLNQNPVAALSFSLDGRTVAVDAGVSTDADGNVIDYLWEFGDGTTATGSSVTHTYTTAGTYLTTLAIRDDKGGEAFAAADHTVTISKYDFAGFFQPVAAAPAVSEVKAGRAVPMKFSLGGDYGLGIIQAGSPTSVRVECPTNTPVSAVQETSTAGAGTLSYDPSNQTYNYVWKTDSAWSGTCRTFNMALDDGSVHQSTFRFIR from the coding sequence TTGAACAGTCTTATCAGCGATCAGGCCGGGAGCCTTGGGCTGCAGTATGTAGACAACTACGACGTTCCTAACGGCCATGAGCTCTGCGGAGAATTCGCCGCCCAGGAGCTATTCCTGAACGGCGCGAACATCGTTCTCGACAGGGAGGAGGGTTACCATCCGACAGCCTTCGGCCAGGGCCTGATCGCCGACAGGGTCAGGGCCTCGCTCCAGTCCGCTGAACCGGGCACCTATTACAACGTTCTCCCCGACCAAACCGTCACATCCACCTTCGAGGCAGCCGGCGGACCGGTGAGCCTCTCCACACAGTGGCCGGGCAGCGACGTTGTCCTCAGCCTGACGTCGCCTTCGGGCCGGGTCATCGACCGCAACGTCAACAGCGCGGATGTGCAGCACGAGGTGGGCCCCACATTCGAGAGCTACCACCTGGCATCCACGGAACCGGGCCTCTGGACAGTCAACCTGTATGGGGCACGAGTAGCCCCTCAAGGCGAACTGACCAGGCTGTCCGTGTGGCACGCACCGAAGCTCAACCAGAACCCGGTGGCCGCCCTCAGCTTCTCCTTGGACGGCCGCACCGTGGCGGTGGATGCCGGTGTCAGCACTGACGCGGACGGGAACGTCATCGACTATCTGTGGGAGTTCGGCGACGGCACGACGGCCACCGGAAGCAGTGTCACCCACACGTACACCACGGCCGGAACTTATCTGACCACTCTCGCCATCAGGGATGACAAGGGCGGAGAGGCATTCGCCGCGGCGGACCACACGGTGACAATCTCCAAGTATGACTTTGCCGGCTTCTTCCAGCCCGTAGCCGCCGCCCCCGCAGTCAGTGAAGTCAAGGCCGGCCGGGCCGTTCCCATGAAGTTCAGCCTGGGCGGGGATTACGGGCTCGGCATCATCCAGGCCGGCTCCCCCACCTCGGTGCGGGTGGAATGCCCGACAAATACACCGGTCAGCGCAGTTCAGGAAACCTCGACAGCTGGCGCCGGGACCCTGAGCTACGACCCGTCAAACCAGACGTACAACTACGTCTGGAAAACGGACAGTGCCTGGTCGGGCACCTGCCGGACCTTCAACATGGCCCTGGATGACGGTAGCGTTCACCAGTCCACGTTCAGGTTCATCAGGTGA
- a CDS encoding cation diffusion facilitator family transporter — translation MTALQVAPGLARRAVLSRRIRLFAAATITYNVIEAVVALRAGGVADSSALIGFGLDSVIEVASAVALSWQFAAKDPERRERLTLRIIAISFFALAAFVAVDATRSLTGGGEAQHSTPGIVIAALSLAIMPVLSWQQRRAGREFGSKTAMADAKQTLLCTYLSAVLLGGLVLNSTLGWWWADAGAALVIAVIAVREGSNAWKGDACCTVPHSESTLDAETDDCRPIADDSEEGRVVSVPEPGKPHDDAAGRGCCAGCGSGPQALAMGRRKDQA, via the coding sequence ATGACCGCGCTCCAGGTTGCACCCGGCCTGGCCCGCCGCGCCGTCCTCAGCCGTCGCATCCGCCTGTTCGCGGCCGCCACGATCACCTACAACGTCATCGAAGCCGTCGTAGCGCTCCGGGCCGGCGGGGTCGCGGACTCCTCCGCCTTGATCGGCTTCGGACTGGACTCGGTCATCGAAGTCGCCTCCGCCGTCGCCCTTTCCTGGCAGTTCGCCGCCAAGGACCCTGAACGGCGTGAACGCCTGACGCTGCGCATCATCGCAATATCCTTCTTCGCCCTGGCCGCGTTCGTGGCCGTGGACGCGACCCGATCCCTCACCGGCGGAGGCGAAGCACAACACTCCACCCCGGGCATCGTGATCGCCGCCCTGAGCCTGGCCATCATGCCCGTCCTGTCGTGGCAGCAGCGCCGCGCCGGCCGGGAGTTCGGCTCCAAGACCGCGATGGCGGACGCGAAGCAGACGCTGCTGTGCACATACCTTTCGGCCGTCCTGCTGGGCGGGCTGGTCCTGAACAGCACGTTGGGCTGGTGGTGGGCCGACGCCGGAGCCGCCCTGGTCATCGCCGTGATCGCCGTCCGCGAAGGCAGCAACGCCTGGAAGGGTGACGCATGCTGCACCGTTCCCCACTCCGAGTCCACCCTCGACGCCGAGACAGACGACTGCCGCCCCATCGCCGACGACAGCGAGGAGGGCCGAGTCGTGTCAGTGCCGGAACCGGGCAAGCCGCACGACGATGCGGCAGGTAGGGGCTGCTGCGCCGGTTGTGGATCCGGACCTCAGGCCCTGGCAATGGGTCGCAGAAAGGACCAGGCGTGA